The proteins below are encoded in one region of Anaerobaca lacustris:
- a CDS encoding FMN-binding glutamate synthase family protein, whose translation MSLSRVNSSAATLTKNRTEGSVTPTSGMCVTCVDGCIGMCEIGKSAYRGHEVIYPQPFGVITTASEKVYPVDYSHLNIMGTCVGAHGIEPDSDKAIFPAVNLEVRFGHDKGLKFRYPWLISGIGSTDIAKNNWEGLAIGSALAGTGLTIGENVAGMDPQADIQNGRVLDTVDLKRRVKLYRDHQRNGYGAIIVQANVEDTRLGVQEYAIGQLGVECVEMKWGQGAKNIGGEVKIRDLKKAQLLYERGYIVLPNPTNPAVIEAFHHGNFKEFERHSRVGMVSEESFAQRVEELRRAGAKYIFLKTGAYRPADLARALSFASKYKLDLLTVDGASGGTGMSPWRMMNEWGVPPLHLHSLLYRYAKRLADRNRHLPAIAVGGGFTFEDLIFKGLALGAPYVKLIGMARAPVAAAMVGKTIGRAIDAHQLPVYVERFGSTRDEIFVTAAELREELGNGDFDEIPTGAIGLYTYYERLGQGLRQLMAGCRKFSLEYMSRDDLAALTPEAAEITGLRHVMDVDEGRAEEILDN comes from the coding sequence ATGTCCCTTTCGAGAGTGAATTCGTCCGCCGCCACCCTTACGAAAAACCGAACCGAAGGCTCCGTGACGCCCACCTCCGGCATGTGTGTGACCTGCGTGGACGGCTGTATCGGCATGTGTGAGATCGGCAAGTCCGCCTATCGCGGCCACGAGGTGATCTACCCGCAGCCGTTCGGCGTGATCACGACCGCTTCGGAGAAGGTCTACCCGGTGGACTATTCGCACCTGAACATCATGGGCACGTGCGTCGGCGCCCACGGGATCGAGCCGGACAGCGACAAGGCAATCTTCCCCGCCGTGAATCTCGAAGTCCGGTTCGGCCACGACAAGGGCCTCAAGTTCCGCTACCCCTGGCTGATCTCCGGCATCGGGTCCACCGACATCGCCAAAAACAACTGGGAAGGCCTGGCCATCGGATCGGCCCTGGCGGGAACGGGACTGACCATTGGAGAGAACGTCGCCGGCATGGATCCGCAGGCCGACATCCAGAACGGCCGGGTGCTCGACACCGTCGATCTCAAGAGGCGCGTCAAGCTCTACCGCGACCACCAACGCAACGGCTACGGCGCGATCATCGTCCAGGCGAACGTCGAGGACACCCGTCTGGGCGTCCAGGAGTACGCGATCGGCCAGCTCGGAGTCGAGTGCGTCGAGATGAAATGGGGACAGGGCGCCAAGAACATCGGCGGCGAAGTCAAGATCAGAGATCTGAAGAAGGCGCAGCTCCTGTACGAGCGAGGGTACATCGTGCTGCCGAACCCGACGAACCCGGCCGTCATCGAGGCATTCCATCACGGCAACTTTAAGGAGTTCGAGCGGCACTCGCGCGTCGGCATGGTGTCGGAGGAATCGTTCGCCCAGCGGGTCGAAGAGCTTCGTCGCGCCGGGGCCAAGTACATCTTCCTGAAGACCGGCGCCTATCGGCCGGCCGACCTGGCGCGGGCGTTGAGTTTCGCCTCCAAATACAAGCTCGATCTGCTCACCGTGGACGGCGCCTCCGGCGGGACCGGCATGAGCCCGTGGCGGATGATGAACGAGTGGGGTGTGCCGCCATTGCACCTGCACTCGCTGCTGTACCGGTATGCCAAACGTCTGGCGGACCGCAACCGCCACCTGCCGGCAATCGCCGTCGGGGGCGGATTCACCTTCGAGGACCTGATTTTCAAGGGTCTGGCGTTGGGCGCCCCCTACGTCAAGCTGATCGGCATGGCCCGCGCCCCCGTGGCGGCGGCCATGGTGGGCAAGACCATCGGTCGGGCCATCGACGCCCATCAACTCCCGGTCTACGTCGAGCGGTTCGGCTCGACGAGAGACGAGATCTTCGTCACCGCCGCCGAGCTGCGCGAGGAACTGGGCAACGGAGACTTCGACGAGATCCCCACAGGGGCCATCGGCTTGTACACGTACTACGAACGACTGGGCCAGGGTCTGCGCCAACTGATGGCCG